The Bacillus sp. Y1 genome includes the window ATAGTCATTCCATTGATAGACTCCCTGGAACAAGGCTATCGTTGCAATAACAGGCATCGAAAGCGGAATAATTACTTTTATAAAAATCATAAAATCATTTGCACCATCAATCTTTGCTGCTTCTTCTAAGGAAGCAGGCAGTTCCCTAAAGAAGGAAACAAAAATGATTAAATGGAAGAAGTTAAACAACGTAGGGATGATGTATACCAAGAAATTATCGAATAATCCAAGATCTCTAATTAATAGGAAGTAAGGGATCAATCCACCACTGAAGAACATGGTGATGATTCCAATCATCATGTACAATTTTCTTCCGTAAAGATCTCTCCTAGAGATTGCATAGGCAACCATTGCCGTAAAAAACACATGAGTGAGCGTCCCAATAACGGTTTTTGCGATTGTTACCCCAAAAGAGGTTAGAATTCCTTGCGTTTGAAAAACGGCTTTATAATTTTCAATCGTGAATTCCCTTGGCCACCAATAAATGCCGCCTCGCATGGCATCAACACCATCGTTCAATGAATTCACTAAAACGTACCAAATTGGATATAGGGTAATGGCACATACAAATAGCATGATCAGAATGTTTATATTATCAAAGATGTATTCACTGGTCGTTCTCCGATTACGTTTAAAA containing:
- a CDS encoding carbohydrate ABC transporter permease, with translation MFKLFKRNRRTTSEYIFDNINILIMLFVCAITLYPIWYVLVNSLNDGVDAMRGGIYWWPREFTIENYKAVFQTQGILTSFGVTIAKTVIGTLTHVFFTAMVAYAISRRDLYGRKLYMMIGIITMFFSGGLIPYFLLIRDLGLFDNFLVYIIPTLFNFFHLIIFVSFFRELPASLEEAAKIDGANDFMIFIKVIIPLSMPVIATIALFQGVYQWNDYFAGVIFVNNPDLQPIQTYLYKVVAESSSNQMITAAGTVTTKTVTSQSIKLATMVVTTLPIMLVYPFLQKYFVKGMLIGSVKG